Proteins found in one Halobaculum sp. MBLA0147 genomic segment:
- a CDS encoding DsbA family protein, which yields MDRRELLAGLAAAGLAGCLGGGGGGSDTAAASPEPSATPTTTDGGEPTTTASGTGGDTATGTSTAESTTESGTATPALGAMGDHPAAAGIRAEPRRGSFGGHTVLAFEDPSCVRCAAFHDRTVPKLRSNLVEPGEAAYVVRTYPVVYPWGKPATQALEATFARDAETFWDLLDHYFTNRSRFSTDTVYEETASFLADTPVDGEAVVADAREKRYDDAVQADVDAAQAADLGRTTPVLVLFRDGEFVTTANGSVSYSLIANALGEA from the coding sequence ATGGACAGACGCGAACTGCTGGCCGGGCTGGCGGCGGCGGGACTGGCCGGCTGTCTCGGCGGCGGTGGCGGTGGGAGCGACACCGCAGCCGCGAGCCCCGAGCCGTCGGCGACCCCCACCACGACGGACGGCGGGGAGCCGACCACGACGGCGAGCGGGACGGGAGGTGACACGGCGACCGGTACGTCGACCGCGGAGTCGACCACCGAGAGCGGGACGGCGACACCCGCGCTCGGTGCGATGGGAGACCACCCGGCGGCGGCCGGGATCCGCGCGGAACCGCGGCGCGGGAGCTTCGGCGGGCACACCGTGTTGGCGTTCGAGGACCCCTCCTGCGTGCGGTGTGCGGCGTTCCACGACCGGACGGTGCCGAAGCTCCGCTCGAACCTCGTCGAGCCCGGAGAGGCGGCGTACGTCGTCCGGACGTACCCGGTGGTGTACCCGTGGGGGAAGCCGGCGACGCAGGCGCTGGAGGCGACGTTCGCCCGCGACGCGGAGACGTTCTGGGACCTGCTGGATCACTACTTCACGAACCGCTCTCGCTTCTCGACGGACACGGTGTACGAGGAGACCGCGTCTTTCCTCGCCGACACCCCCGTCGACGGCGAGGCGGTCGTCGCCGACGCCCGCGAGAAGCGGTACGACGACGCCGTGCAGGCCGACGTGGACGCCGCGCAGGCGGCCGATCTGGGTCGGACGACCCCCGTGCTCGTCCTCTTCCGCGACGGAGAGTTCGTCACGACCGCCAACGGGAGCGTGAGCTACAGTCTGATCGCGAACGCGCTCGGGGAGGCCTGA
- a CDS encoding GNAT family N-acetyltransferase produces MPGHVFRRGDRVALRTVEPEDDEFLARHRNDPAIRYPNGEYEPLSSAGVERYRREAVEGDDGVTLLACVDGEPVGLVFLFDESVRRGVAEVGYWIAPDERGQGYATAAAGLLVDHAFRERGLRKVVAELIAENDASAAVVEKLGFQREGRHRRELLVDGSYRDLLRFGLFADEFDGRPTADVDGL; encoded by the coding sequence GTGCCAGGACACGTGTTCCGTCGCGGCGACCGCGTCGCGCTCCGGACCGTCGAGCCCGAAGACGACGAGTTCCTCGCGCGCCACCGCAACGACCCGGCGATCAGGTACCCGAACGGGGAGTACGAGCCGCTGTCGAGTGCCGGTGTGGAGCGGTACCGCCGAGAGGCGGTAGAAGGTGACGACGGCGTGACGCTGTTGGCGTGTGTCGACGGAGAGCCGGTCGGGCTGGTGTTCCTGTTCGACGAGTCCGTCCGGCGCGGGGTCGCGGAGGTGGGGTACTGGATCGCCCCCGACGAGCGTGGGCAAGGGTACGCGACGGCCGCCGCCGGGCTGCTGGTCGACCACGCCTTCCGCGAGCGTGGCCTCCGGAAGGTCGTCGCCGAACTGATCGCCGAGAACGACGCCTCCGCCGCCGTGGTGGAGAAGCTGGGGTTCCAGCGAGAGGGGCGTCACCGCCGGGAGCTGCTCGTGGACGGAAGCTACCGCGATCTCCTGCGGTTCGGACTGTTCGCCGACGAGTTCGACGGACGGCCGACCGCCGACGTGGACGGGCTGTGA
- a CDS encoding DedA family protein: MVVPLQFVDEMPGFLRSLLESEFALVALFAVFVLEGAMLMYFMPSELIVPGSLVLLGTAPETVVGVVGVAVAGATVGQTALFVVAQRGGREYLLQKRWFRVSESSLDRFDSWFDRWGPVVVPVSNTLLFTRGMLTVPAGLSELDTRRFVLLSALGTLSFEAILAGVYVFGIDALEGVLF, translated from the coding sequence ATGGTGGTTCCGCTCCAGTTCGTCGACGAGATGCCGGGGTTCTTGCGGTCGCTGTTGGAGTCCGAGTTCGCACTGGTCGCGCTGTTCGCGGTGTTCGTCCTCGAGGGGGCGATGTTGATGTACTTCATGCCCTCCGAGTTGATCGTCCCGGGGAGTCTCGTCCTGTTGGGGACGGCTCCGGAGACCGTCGTCGGCGTGGTCGGCGTCGCCGTCGCCGGCGCGACCGTCGGGCAGACGGCTCTGTTCGTCGTCGCACAGCGTGGTGGGCGGGAGTACCTCCTCCAGAAGCGGTGGTTCCGCGTGAGCGAGTCGTCGCTCGACCGGTTCGACTCGTGGTTCGACCGCTGGGGCCCCGTGGTGGTCCCCGTGTCCAACACGCTGTTGTTCACCCGGGGGATGTTGACCGTGCCCGCCGGCCTGTCGGAGTTGGACACGCGGCGGTTCGTCCTACTCTCCGCGCTCGGGACGCTGTCGTTCGAGGCGATCCTCGCCGGCGTGTACGTCTTCGGGATCGACGCGCTCGAGGGTGTCCTGTTCTAG
- the pdxS gene encoding pyridoxal 5'-phosphate synthase lyase subunit PdxS, which produces MSDTDGPEDVRGAIEEIAAEPERGTETVKRGFARMQKGGVIMDVVDAEQARIAEDCGAVAVMALESVPADIRKRGGVARMPDPNVVPEIIDEVSIPVMGKSRIGHTKEAEILQALGVDMIDESEVLTPADDRYHIDKREFTSPFVCGARNLQEALRRVNEGAAMIRTKGEAGTGDVNQAVHHQRNIKSAIRKLTGMSHEEREKWAREHEAPLHLVHETAELGRLPVVNFAAGGIATPADAALMMHHGCDGIFVGSGVFGAENPEAMGTAIVEAVNNWDDPERLAEIASGAGSGMRGDANADLPEEEKMQGRGV; this is translated from the coding sequence ATGAGCGACACCGACGGTCCAGAGGACGTGCGCGGCGCGATAGAGGAGATCGCGGCCGAACCCGAGCGCGGGACGGAGACGGTCAAGCGCGGGTTCGCACGGATGCAGAAGGGCGGCGTCATCATGGACGTCGTCGACGCCGAACAGGCGCGGATCGCGGAGGACTGCGGGGCTGTCGCGGTGATGGCACTGGAGTCCGTCCCGGCCGACATCCGCAAGCGCGGCGGCGTCGCGCGGATGCCGGACCCGAACGTGGTGCCGGAGATCATCGACGAGGTGTCGATCCCGGTGATGGGGAAGTCCCGGATCGGTCACACGAAGGAGGCGGAGATCCTCCAGGCGCTGGGCGTCGACATGATCGACGAGAGCGAGGTGCTCACGCCCGCCGACGACCGCTACCACATCGACAAGCGGGAGTTCACCTCGCCGTTCGTCTGTGGCGCGCGCAACCTCCAGGAGGCGTTGCGACGAGTCAACGAGGGCGCGGCGATGATCCGGACGAAGGGGGAGGCCGGCACGGGCGACGTGAACCAGGCGGTCCACCACCAGCGCAACATCAAGAGCGCGATCCGGAAGCTCACCGGGATGAGCCACGAGGAACGCGAGAAGTGGGCCCGCGAGCACGAGGCGCCGCTGCACCTCGTCCACGAGACGGCCGAACTCGGTCGGCTGCCGGTGGTCAACTTCGCCGCCGGCGGAATCGCGACGCCCGCGGACGCCGCACTGATGATGCACCACGGCTGTGACGGCATCTTCGTCGGCTCCGGCGTGTTCGGCGCGGAGAACCCAGAGGCGATGGGGACGGCGATCGTCGAGGCGGTGAACAACTGGGACGATCCCGAGCGACTCGCCGAGATCGCGTCCGGTGCCGGCAGCGGGATGCGTGGCGACGCCAACGCGGACCTGCCCGAAGAGGAGAAGATGCAGGGGCGGGGCGTGTAA
- a CDS encoding winged helix-turn-helix domain-containing protein, producing MKSNIQPDEHSEPLDEGDVCAFTDSVLFGGTVDSLDAHVERKRALADPFRYSVLYLTFLYGRVSRSRLVEETGRDSNDLQHHLKRLLETNLLAEVPAPDDADGRRTYYRITTMGKQAIGSDLSRLTDEQNAAEKQWRSFADPAFVETDDTEGRRRVAVSTANDAEDLKQMQEYLARAGRGLDTSTSER from the coding sequence GTGAAGAGCAACATACAGCCCGACGAGCACTCCGAACCGTTGGACGAGGGTGACGTGTGTGCGTTCACCGACAGCGTGTTGTTCGGTGGAACGGTCGACTCTCTCGACGCACACGTCGAGCGGAAACGTGCGCTCGCAGATCCGTTCCGGTACAGCGTGCTGTATCTCACGTTCCTGTACGGACGTGTCTCTCGTAGCCGACTCGTGGAGGAGACTGGACGCGACAGCAACGACCTCCAACACCACCTGAAACGTCTGCTGGAGACGAACCTTCTCGCCGAAGTCCCTGCACCGGACGACGCGGACGGCCGGCGGACGTACTACCGAATCACGACGATGGGCAAGCAGGCGATCGGCAGTGACCTCTCACGACTCACGGACGAACAGAACGCAGCCGAGAAACAGTGGAGATCGTTCGCCGATCCGGCGTTCGTGGAGACGGACGACACCGAGGGCCGACGGCGGGTGGCGGTCTCGACCGCGAACGACGCAGAAGATCTCAAGCAGATGCAAGAATATCTCGCCCGAGCCGGGAGAGGACTCGACACGTCGACGAGCGAACGATGA
- a CDS encoding HAD family hydrolase, translating into MSDSSTLAVVFDFDDTLAPDSTTYLLEENGVDPGTFWSERFENRISDGYDPTVAYLTLLLDLVGEDEPLGTLTESDLRDYGSELDDELYEGVPGLFDDVRAIVAEYDTVDVEFYVVTEALGPIVRGTHVADECEAVYASEVATDENDVVDHVKRPISFTDKTRYLFEINKGIERSAGRDNPFAVNESRDESARAIPFENVIYVGNGMTDIPCFSLVNDRNGHVFAVSPTSESHKQRAIRDIGSPRRTRHASEPAYGTDSRLGSLLRLTIEGLCTERTIDELEAL; encoded by the coding sequence ATGAGCGACTCGTCGACACTCGCCGTCGTCTTCGACTTCGACGACACACTGGCACCCGACTCGACGACGTACCTGCTCGAGGAGAACGGTGTCGACCCTGGGACGTTCTGGTCGGAACGGTTCGAGAACAGAATCTCCGACGGGTACGACCCGACCGTCGCGTACCTGACACTCCTGTTGGATCTCGTCGGTGAAGACGAACCGTTGGGAACACTGACAGAGAGTGATCTCCGTGACTACGGGTCCGAACTCGACGACGAACTGTACGAGGGGGTTCCGGGACTCTTCGACGACGTTCGAGCGATCGTCGCCGAGTACGACACCGTCGACGTGGAGTTCTACGTCGTCACCGAGGCGCTCGGACCAATCGTTCGCGGGACACACGTCGCAGACGAGTGTGAGGCGGTGTACGCGTCGGAAGTGGCGACCGACGAGAACGACGTTGTCGACCACGTCAAGCGGCCGATCTCGTTCACCGACAAGACGCGGTACCTGTTCGAGATCAACAAGGGAATCGAACGGTCGGCTGGTCGCGACAACCCGTTCGCGGTGAACGAGTCGCGGGACGAGAGTGCCCGAGCGATTCCCTTCGAGAACGTGATCTACGTGGGTAACGGGATGACCGACATTCCGTGTTTCTCGCTGGTGAACGACAGGAACGGCCACGTGTTCGCCGTGTCTCCGACCTCGGAGTCGCACAAACAGCGTGCGATTCGTGACATCGGTTCACCGCGCCGGACGAGACACGCGAGTGAACCCGCCTACGGCACCGACTCTCGACTGGGGTCGCTTCTCCGATTGACTATCGAAGGACTGTGTACAGAGCGGACCATCGACGAACTCGAAGCACTCTGA